In Streptococcus parapneumoniae, the genomic stretch TTAAAAGACAAATTAATACGCTATTTACAATACTATTTTTTAGATTATCTTTAAATAGACCAATATAGGAAAAAATAACACTCATCAAAAGTATTATAACAAATAAAAAGGGCAACACTAACAATAAACTATACTCTGAAAATAAACTTGAATAGCCCCAAAGACAATAGTTCACATATAAAAGTAATTCTATTAGGAGGATAAACAACCAAATAAAAGTTGACTGTTTAAAATTTCGTCTAAAGATCCGAAAATAATGATAAGCAATATCGGTATCTTTACCTTTTAAAATACGATACCACATTGTCGTAAGAGAAGTTAA encodes the following:
- a CDS encoding YesL family protein; this translates as MQKLFSLDGKVVRILTFLTDLIILNTLFIVSCIPIVTIGASLTSLTTMWYRILKGKDTDIAYHYFRIFRRNFKQSTFIWLFILLIELLLYVNYCLWGYSSLFSEYSLLLVLPFLFVIILLMSVIFSYIGLFKDNLKNSIVNSVLICLLNPIQAIMLVLFNISVLYMSFSSPERVLTAIYVFTFGGFAFCGLMNVTITNKMFDKVKKFTKRRTTN